A genomic window from Erythrobacter sp. BLCC-B19 includes:
- a CDS encoding lysophospholipid acyltransferase family protein, giving the protein MRSLAFYVLFYGGSTLLVSASALAVTARPAWLAEIVRRWGAWHLWCTQKVLGIEVVLDGELPQGPVLIAVKHEAFFEAIDTPRLFAHPAVFAKQELFRIPGWGYSALVYGLIPVAREEGAKTLRQMLALAKQRVEEGRPLVIFPEGTRVRVGTRPRLQAGFAGLYKLLKLPVVPIAVDSGRLYHHVIKRPGRITYKVGETIPAGLPREEVEARVHAAINVLNG; this is encoded by the coding sequence TTGCGTTCGCTCGCCTTCTATGTGCTGTTCTATGGCGGCAGCACGCTGCTGGTGAGTGCCTCGGCCCTTGCGGTGACGGCCCGGCCGGCATGGCTGGCAGAGATCGTGCGGCGCTGGGGTGCGTGGCACTTGTGGTGCACGCAGAAGGTGCTCGGGATCGAGGTCGTGCTGGATGGTGAACTGCCGCAGGGGCCGGTGCTGATCGCGGTCAAGCACGAGGCCTTTTTCGAGGCGATCGACACCCCGCGCCTGTTCGCCCACCCCGCTGTCTTCGCCAAGCAGGAGCTGTTCCGCATCCCCGGCTGGGGCTATTCGGCGCTGGTCTATGGCCTGATCCCCGTCGCGCGCGAGGAAGGCGCCAAGACCCTGCGCCAGATGCTGGCGCTGGCCAAGCAGCGGGTCGAGGAAGGCCGCCCGCTGGTGATCTTCCCCGAAGGCACCCGCGTGCGCGTAGGCACCCGCCCGCGCCTGCAGGCGGGGTTTGCGGGGCTCTACAAGCTCCTGAAGCTGCCGGTGGTGCCGATCGCGGTGGATAGCGGGCGGCTGTACCACCACGTCATCAAGCGCCCGGGCCGGATCACCTACAAGGTCGGCGAAACAATCCCCGCCGGCCTCCCGCGCGAGGAGGTCGAAGCGCGGGTGCATGCGGCGATCAATGTGCTGAACGGGTAG
- a CDS encoding prephenate/arogenate dehydrogenase family protein — translation MTIQRLAIIGLGLLGGSIGLAVKARGLAIATTGWDRDPAVRARATERGLVETVHDTPEAAVADADLVILCVPVGAMGDAARAIAPGLKPQAIISDVGSSKEAVAHALAEALPGATIIPAHPVAGTEQSGPDAGFATLFAGRWCIITPPEGVDPAALEALSDFWAALGSKVELMDAAHHDLVLAVTSHIPHLIAYTIVGTASDLEDVTQSEVIKYSAGGFRDFTRIAASDPVMWRDVFLSNKGAVLEMLGRFVEDLTAMQRAIRSADGDALFDLFTRTRAIRRAVIEQGQDDSRPDFGREHGA, via the coding sequence ATGACGATCCAGCGCCTCGCCATCATCGGTCTTGGTCTGCTCGGCGGGTCGATCGGCCTTGCCGTCAAGGCACGCGGGCTGGCCATTGCGACCACCGGCTGGGATCGTGACCCGGCTGTGCGCGCACGCGCAACCGAACGCGGACTGGTCGAGACCGTCCACGACACCCCCGAGGCTGCCGTGGCGGACGCCGACCTCGTGATCCTGTGCGTCCCCGTCGGCGCGATGGGCGATGCGGCACGGGCGATTGCGCCGGGCCTCAAGCCGCAAGCGATCATCAGCGACGTCGGCTCCTCCAAGGAAGCTGTCGCCCACGCGCTGGCCGAAGCGCTCCCCGGCGCCACCATCATCCCCGCTCACCCCGTTGCGGGCACCGAACAGAGCGGCCCGGACGCAGGCTTCGCCACGCTGTTCGCGGGCCGCTGGTGCATCATCACCCCGCCCGAGGGCGTTGATCCCGCCGCGCTCGAAGCCCTTTCCGACTTCTGGGCCGCCCTTGGCTCCAAGGTCGAACTGATGGACGCGGCCCACCACGACCTCGTGCTCGCGGTCACCAGCCACATCCCGCACCTCATCGCCTACACCATCGTCGGCACCGCGAGCGATCTGGAGGACGTGACCCAGAGCGAGGTGATCAAGTATTCGGCGGGGGGCTTCCGCGACTTCACCCGCATCGCCGCCTCCGATCCGGTGATGTGGCGCGACGTGTTCCTCAGCAACAAGGGCGCGGTGCTGGAGATGCTGGGGCGCTTTGTCGAGGACCTCACCGCGATGCAGCGCGCGATCCGATCAGCCGATGGCGACGCGCTGTTCGACCTCTTCACCCGCACCCGCGCCATCCGCCGCGCGGTGATCGAGCAGGGTCAGGACGACAGCCGACCGGACTTCGGGCGAGAGCACGGGGCGTAA
- a CDS encoding pyridoxal phosphate-dependent aminotransferase, with product MSKPEPKPWIAQIHAYVPGKSKSASGKPLVKLSANENPLGSSPAALAALAEGHVAADYPDPDARMLREAIAQIHGLDPALIVCGTGSGELLHCAVQALAGPGDEVLASRYSFSLYPLLAQKVGASPVFAEPEGYGASVDNLLAAVTARTRVVLLDNPNNPVGTFLPPSEVARLHAGLPSDVLLVIDEAYAEYVDPAFQTLAFQMAKTHDNVLVSRTFSKAYGLASERVGWVTGSAHLVDLVNRLRGAFNVSVSGQKAALAALGDQSFVAASREHNTRERARLAEAIAALGNHGISASPSEANFLLVHFEGAVSAAQALEALSDAGYAVRHLPSQGLPNALRITIGTAQATTDVIATLRRLCGEAA from the coding sequence ATGAGCAAGCCCGAACCCAAACCCTGGATCGCCCAGATCCACGCCTATGTCCCCGGCAAGTCGAAGTCCGCTTCGGGCAAGCCGCTGGTGAAGCTGTCGGCGAACGAGAACCCGCTGGGCTCCAGCCCTGCGGCTCTCGCTGCGCTGGCCGAGGGCCATGTCGCCGCTGACTACCCCGATCCCGACGCGCGGATGCTGCGGGAGGCGATCGCGCAAATCCACGGCCTTGATCCCGCGCTCATCGTGTGCGGCACGGGCTCTGGCGAGCTGCTGCACTGCGCGGTGCAGGCGCTGGCCGGGCCGGGGGACGAGGTGCTGGCATCGCGATACTCCTTCTCGCTCTATCCCCTGCTCGCGCAGAAAGTCGGCGCGAGCCCGGTGTTCGCCGAGCCCGAGGGTTACGGCGCGAGCGTCGACAACCTGCTGGCCGCGGTGACCGCGCGCACCCGCGTGGTGCTGCTCGACAACCCCAACAATCCCGTAGGCACCTTCCTGCCCCCGTCCGAAGTCGCCCGCCTGCACGCCGGCCTGCCGTCCGACGTGCTGCTGGTGATCGACGAGGCCTATGCCGAATACGTCGACCCTGCTTTCCAGACGCTGGCCTTCCAGATGGCCAAGACCCACGACAATGTGCTGGTCAGCCGCACCTTCTCCAAGGCCTATGGCCTTGCCTCCGAGCGGGTCGGCTGGGTCACTGGCTCGGCCCACCTTGTCGATCTCGTCAACCGCCTGCGCGGCGCCTTCAACGTCTCGGTGAGCGGGCAGAAGGCCGCGCTCGCCGCCTTGGGCGACCAGAGCTTCGTTGCCGCCAGCCGCGAGCACAACACCCGCGAACGCGCCCGGCTGGCCGAGGCCATCGCCGCCCTCGGCAACCACGGCATCTCGGCGTCTCCGAGCGAGGCGAACTTCCTGCTCGTCCACTTCGAGGGTGCGGTGAGCGCCGCACAGGCGCTCGAAGCCCTGTCGGATGCCGGGTATGCCGTGCGCCACCTGCCGTCGCAGGGTCTGCCCAATGCCTTGCGCATCACCATCGGCACCGCGCAAGCGACCACCGATGTCATCGCGACGCTGCGGCGGCTGTGCGGAGAGGCGGCATGA
- the metX gene encoding homoserine O-acetyltransferase MetX, with translation MNAVPPVSPVYRVPHPLPLDSGQVLEGCEIAYETYGTLAPDASNAVLVCHALTGDQYLASPHPITGKPGWWERMVGPGKPIDTDRHFVICANVIGSCMGSSGPASLAPDGQPYAMRFPVITIRDMVRGLVALLDGLGIERLHAVVGGSMGGMQALSLAANWPERAARVLVIASTARHSAQNIAFHEVGRQAIMADPAWAEGDYYDADAKPDNGLAVARMAAHITYLSEAGLTEKFGRRLQDREAKGFGFDAEFQVESYLRYQGSGFTRRFDANSYLYITRAMDYFDIAEEHGGKLANAFRGTEARFCIVSFDTDWLYPTAESRHIVHALNAAGAKVSFVELSAPHGHDSFLLEHDQLDRVVKGFVE, from the coding sequence ATGAACGCCGTCCCGCCCGTCTCCCCGGTCTACCGTGTCCCCCACCCCCTGCCGCTCGACAGCGGGCAGGTGCTGGAAGGCTGCGAGATCGCCTATGAGACCTATGGCACCCTCGCCCCCGACGCGTCGAACGCGGTGCTGGTGTGCCACGCGCTGACCGGCGACCAATATCTCGCCAGCCCCCACCCGATCACCGGCAAGCCCGGCTGGTGGGAACGGATGGTCGGGCCGGGCAAGCCGATCGATACGGACCGCCACTTCGTGATCTGCGCCAACGTGATCGGCAGCTGCATGGGATCGAGCGGCCCCGCAAGCCTTGCGCCCGACGGCCAGCCCTATGCCATGCGCTTCCCCGTCATCACCATCCGCGACATGGTGCGGGGGCTGGTGGCGCTGCTGGATGGCCTCGGGATCGAACGCTTGCACGCCGTGGTTGGCGGATCGATGGGCGGGATGCAGGCGTTGAGCCTCGCCGCCAACTGGCCCGAGCGCGCGGCGCGGGTGCTGGTGATCGCCTCCACCGCGCGCCATTCGGCGCAGAACATCGCCTTCCACGAGGTCGGGCGGCAGGCGATCATGGCCGATCCGGCGTGGGCCGAGGGCGACTACTACGACGCCGACGCCAAGCCCGACAACGGCCTCGCCGTCGCGCGGATGGCGGCGCACATCACCTACCTGTCGGAAGCGGGGCTGACCGAGAAATTCGGCCGGCGGTTGCAGGATCGTGAGGCCAAGGGCTTCGGCTTCGATGCCGAGTTTCAGGTGGAAAGCTACCTGCGCTATCAGGGCAGCGGCTTCACCCGGCGGTTCGACGCCAACTCCTACCTCTACATCACCCGTGCGATGGACTATTTCGATATTGCCGAGGAACACGGCGGCAAGCTCGCCAATGCCTTCCGGGGCACCGAGGCGCGGTTCTGCATCGTCAGCTTCGATACCGACTGGCTCTATCCCACCGCCGAAAGCCGCCATATCGTCCACGCGCTGAACGCGGCCGGGGCGAAGGTGAGCTTCGTGGAACTGAGCGCGCCGCACGGGCACGACAGCTTCCTGCTGGAACACGACCAGCTTGACCGCGTGGTGAAGGGGTTTGTGGAATGA
- the metW gene encoding methionine biosynthesis protein MetW translates to MSARQSSLRPDLAAIAAHVSPGSRVLDIGCGDGALMAELESASGCDARGMELDGELVERCVARGLSVVQGDANLDLANYPDKAFDYAILSQTLQTATRPDLMLDELLRVGRRAFVSFPNFAHWRTRAALMFGGRMPVTRALPVSWYETQNIHHVTVEDFRDLARMKGAKVERAWFFSNEKQIGAPAANWRAEFAVFELSR, encoded by the coding sequence ATGAGCGCGCGCCAATCCTCCCTGCGCCCTGACCTCGCGGCCATTGCCGCCCATGTTTCACCCGGCAGCCGGGTGCTCGACATCGGCTGCGGCGACGGCGCGCTGATGGCCGAGCTGGAGAGCGCGAGCGGCTGCGATGCGCGCGGGATGGAACTCGACGGCGAACTGGTCGAGCGCTGCGTGGCGCGCGGCCTCAGCGTGGTGCAGGGCGATGCCAATCTCGACCTCGCCAACTACCCCGACAAGGCGTTCGATTACGCGATCCTGAGCCAAACCTTGCAGACCGCGACGCGGCCTGACCTGATGCTCGATGAATTGCTGCGCGTGGGGCGGCGGGCCTTCGTCTCCTTCCCCAACTTCGCTCACTGGCGCACGCGGGCGGCGCTGATGTTCGGCGGGCGGATGCCGGTGACCCGCGCGCTGCCGGTGAGCTGGTACGAGACGCAGAACATCCACCACGTCACGGTCGAGGACTTCCGCGACCTCGCCCGTATGAAGGGCGCGAAGGTCGAACGCGCGTGGTTTTTCTCGAATGAAAAGCAAATCGGCGCACCAGCAGCTAACTGGCGCGCCGAATTCGCGGTGTTTGAATTAAGTAGGTGA